One stretch of Plasmodium vivax chromosome 8, whole genome shotgun sequence DNA includes these proteins:
- a CDS encoding elongation factor (EF-TS), putative (encoded by transcript PVX_119375A; Apicoplast targeted protein. Curated by Stuart Ralph, Walter and Eliza Hall Institute of Medical Research, Australia.), with product MKLHTLVMFTLVIGSPLLPQHRCYRNSQTFQLVHTLNKFVGRRRRALKPTLHANPPSEHLQNLKYVREVTNASIQICNDALKECKGDVEKAIELVRRSAKNSSFVSTSVKVKTEGLVGSQVGGDQVVMLEVLTDSDFVARNEKFVRFVRTLLGAALAGGAAHGGAVTGEGSGATALLSLPYDEQSGGSHSGGPHIAHSTTTVGEQMNYLRNIFREDVRIGRFARYERKNANQFLHCYIHNRVEENIGTSGVLLVLTIDELSEKLKSQGECIAEVANDMALHILSAKPVSVSVSDLPEQVVKREVAIIRESLRGVKKPEGILDSMVNGKMRKFYSSVVLLEQEYMLDDTKRKVSQVIRDFCKKHNLNISVRHFDTFIVGEKNILREGPMGG from the exons ATGAAATTACACACTCTGGTCATGTTCACCCTAGTGATCGGTTCCCCTCTCCTGCCACAGCACCGATGCTACAGAAATAGCCAAACCTTCCAGCTGGTACATACCCTCAACAAGTTTgtggggaggagaagaagggcCCTCAAGCCAACTCTACATGCTAACCCACCGAGTGAGCATCTTCAAAATTTGAAGTACGTTCGGGAGGTAACCAACGCGAGCATACAGATATGCAACGACGCTCTGAAGGAATGCAAAGGAGATGTTGAAAAAGCAATTGAGTTGGTCCGGAGGAGCGCCAAGAATTCTTCTTTTGTGTCTACCAGTGTGAAGGTTAAAACGGAGGGGCTGGTAGGTTCCCAAGTGGGGGGGGACCAAGTCGTCATGCTGGAGGTTTTAACGGACTCGGATTTTGTGGCCCGGAATGAGAAGTTCGTTCGGTTTGTGAGGACTCTGCTGGGCGCTGCCCTggcggggggggcggcacaCGGGGGAGCGGTTACAGGGGAGGGTAGCGGGGCGACGGCGCTGCTGAGCCTTCCCTACGACGAGCAAAGCGGGGGATCGCACAGTGGGGGTCCCCACATCGCTCATTCCACCACCACAGTGGGGGAGCAGATGAACTACCTGCGGAACATCTTTCGAGAGGACGTGCGAATTGGGCGGTTCGCCCGGTACGAGCGAAAAAATGCGAACCAGTTTTTACACTGCTACATTCACAACCGGGTGGAGGAGAACATCGGGACGTCGGGCGTCCTGCTCGTTTTAACCATCGATGAGCTGagcgaaaaattaaaaagtcaAGGGGAATGCATTGCCGAAGTTGCAAATGATATGGCTCTGCACATTCTGTCCGCCAAGCCCGTGAGTGTGTCCGTCTCGGATTTGCCCGAACAGGTTGTGAAGCGCGAGGTGGCCATCATTCGGGAGTCCCTgcggggggtgaagaagccagAGGGCATACTGGACAGCATGGTCAACGGGAAGATGCGCAAGTTCTACAGCTCTGTGGTGCTGCTCGAGCAG GAGTACATGCTGGACGATACCAAGCGGAAGGTCTCCCAAGTCATTCGCGATTTCTGCAAGAAGCACAACTTGAACATTAGCGTCCGCCATTTTGATACTTTCATCGTTGGCGAGAAGAACATTTTGCGAGAGGGACCCATGGGGGGGTGA
- a CDS encoding hypothetical protein, conserved (encoded by transcript PVX_119370A): MNKEHILFDSFPLTFLSDEVDCSNFEDEQERTYRERIAQMTEELKSLRMEITEKHSIRSMLEEKVAMLQNEEQTKQNNLKYVLNFCDKQMYERELGNFHNHLEQLRKQIQNSNCKIKLLIEKEFKVRKQLQLRYMKLYDLLNERVRYILGDYVKHRKCACAIFAYRQEGQR, encoded by the coding sequence ATGAACAAGGAACACATCCTGTTTGACAGCTTCCCCCTGACGTTCCTGAGCGACGAGGTAGACTGCAGCAACTTCGAAGATGAGCAGGAGAGGACCTACCGAGAAAGAATTGCCCAAATGACGGAGGAGTTGAAATCGCTAAGAATGGAAATCACAGAGAAGCATTCCATAAGGAGCATGCTAGAGGAGAAAGTGGCCATGCTACAAAATGAGGAGCAGAcgaagcaaaataatttgaagTATGTCCTGAACTTTTGCGACAAACAGATGTATGAGCGAGAGCTGGGGAACTTTCACAACCACTTGGAGCAACTGAGGAAGCAGATTCAAAACAGCAATTGCAAAATAAAGTTGCTTATAGAAAAGGAGTTCAAGGTGAGGAAGCAGCTGCAGCTGCGGTACATGAAGCTCTACGACCTGCTCAACGAGCGCGTTCGCTACATCCTCGGCGATTACGTAAAGCACCGCAAGTGCGCCTGCGCCATTTTTGCCTACCGCCAGGAGGGGCAGCGCTGA